ATTCCAGCAACGCTCATATCCCCAAGCTTTATCTGCTTTAGGCTGGGTAGCAGGTGCATAAGCAATGCCACCAAACTCTGTCAGCATGACCGGTTGCCCCTGGTGCGGATAGTTGTCCAGGGTGAGGATACGTCCACCAGGACGCTTACGCTCAAACAAATCTGATAATTTTACTTCTGGTCCATAGCGATGAACCAATTGCTGGGGCTGAGTGTCGTAGTCATGAATAGCCAGAATGTCTGTATCTGTACTTTCCCAGCCATCATTACCAATTACCGGACGGGAAGGATCAAGGGTTTTGGTCAAATAATACATTGCCAAAACGTAGTTTCTATGGGCAGCAGTTTCAACTAAGTTGGGAACGCCCCAGGATTCATTAAAGGGAACCCAGGCGACAATACACGGATGGTTAATATCACGGTTGATTACCTCAGTCCACTCATGGGTCATACGTTCTACGGCTTTATGGGTAAAGCGATAGGCACTGGGCATCTCTTCCCATACTAACAAGCCTAAAACATCTGCCCAATATAAAAATCGGGGATCTTCGATTTTTTGATGTTTGCGAACTCCGTTGAAACCCATCGCTTTAGCTAGTTCCACATCACGCCGCAAAGCATCATCATCGGGGGCGGTCATGAGGGAATCAGGCCAGTAACCTTGGTCTAAAACCAGTCGTAAATAATAAGGACGACCATTGAGCATAAAGCGATCGCGCTGAATACTCACCGTCCGCAATGCCGTATAAGATTTTACTTTATCTAGCACTTGGTTGTTATATACCAACTGAATTTCCGCATCAATCAAAGTTGGTCTTTCTGGACTCCACAGTAATTCATTCCGGTAGTCATCAATACCAGGATCAGCTAAAGCAATGCGGCGGCTAACTTCTCCGTCGAACACTTCGTAGGTATCGTTAGCTAACACCTTACCGCCAACGCTCAATTTCACCTTCATTTGAATGCCACAAACAGGTATATCCCCTGCCAGCGCCGCACAACAGCCGATTTCCCACCGCTCAAAGTCAGGAGTCCAGCGGATGTGATCTATATATGTTGTCCCTACACGCTCAACCCACACAGTCTGCCAAATACCAGTAGTGCGTGGATACCAAATACTGTGGGGTTCTAACTGCCAATCTTGCTTACCACGGGGTTTTGCCAAGTCGTGAGGATCATCTTGCGCCCAAACTGTGATTTTAGTTGTGCCACTGTCATTCAAAACGTGGGTAATATCAATGCTAAATGGGGTATGGCCGCCTTCATGTTCAGCCAGATATTGGTCGTTTACCCAAACCCGCGCTCGATAATCTACAGCACCAAAATGCAGCAGAAATCGCCCTTCTCCTGTTGGTGTTGCAAATTCTCGCTCATACCAGCAGTTGGCATGAAATCCTGTATCACCAATCCCACTTTTGGTAGATTCAGGAGCAAAGGGGACTTCGATATGATGAGTCCATTGGCTAAGGTCGCTGGGTTGGGAGCAATTACCTTCATCGTCATAAGCGAATTTCCACTGTCCGTCCAGACTTTGCCAGTGCGATCGCCGCAGATGCGGACGTGGATATGCTGGATCTTGGAAACTCAAAATCTGCTTATTATCACTCTCAGAGGTGAATTTAACTTCAAAATTCTCGATAGCTAACGCTTTCATATAAAACCTCTTCCTTAACTACAAAAAAACAAATTTTTTTTTTCTATTTTTGGTTGAAAACAACCTAGAACCGCTTCGCAGAAGCCAAAAGTCAAAAGAATTATATTCCGGGCTTTTGCGCTGTTTTTAACGGTATTTTGATGTCCTCCGTGATGTACTAGTACAGGTCGGCGTAAATAAACCAGCTATTCCAAATTCCTCAACAGATTACCTGTATTAGTTTTGAATTTTGAATGCATGAC
This genomic interval from Anabaena sphaerica FACHB-251 contains the following:
- a CDS encoding glycoside hydrolase family 2 protein, giving the protein MKALAIENFEVKFTSESDNKQILSFQDPAYPRPHLRRSHWQSLDGQWKFAYDDEGNCSQPSDLSQWTHHIEVPFAPESTKSGIGDTGFHANCWYEREFATPTGEGRFLLHFGAVDYRARVWVNDQYLAEHEGGHTPFSIDITHVLNDSGTTKITVWAQDDPHDLAKPRGKQDWQLEPHSIWYPRTTGIWQTVWVERVGTTYIDHIRWTPDFERWEIGCCAALAGDIPVCGIQMKVKLSVGGKVLANDTYEVFDGEVSRRIALADPGIDDYRNELLWSPERPTLIDAEIQLVYNNQVLDKVKSYTALRTVSIQRDRFMLNGRPYYLRLVLDQGYWPDSLMTAPDDDALRRDVELAKAMGFNGVRKHQKIEDPRFLYWADVLGLLVWEEMPSAYRFTHKAVERMTHEWTEVINRDINHPCIVAWVPFNESWGVPNLVETAAHRNYVLAMYYLTKTLDPSRPVIGNDGWESTDTDILAIHDYDTQPQQLVHRYGPEVKLSDLFERKRPGGRILTLDNYPHQGQPVMLTEFGGIAYAPATQPKADKAWGYERCWNISELEMKYTALLETVNNIEMFSGFCYTQFTDTFQEANGLLYGDRTPKFPIAAIRAATLSGQGLCTPTAC